The genome window TAAATAATGATAGTGATTTTGAATTTAAAGATGATGAATATATCATGCAGGAATACATCAAGGGCATTAACCTAAGTTCATCAGTTTTATCAAATACCACTACTGCAAAAAACATTACAAATTCACGATTACTTACAATGAATGATTTTAAAAATAACAATGACTTCAGATATGTTGGAAACATTTTACCCTTGACAAAAAAATCAGTCATGACTCCAGTAAATAATTTTGATAAATTAAAAAGAGAAATGAAAACAACAAGTGAAAATCTAATAAAAAAATTTAACCTGATTGGATCAAATGGAGTCGATTTTATTCTTAATGAAGATGGATTAAACATTATTGAAGTAAATCCTAGAATCCAGGGCACATTCGAATGTGTGGAAAAAACATTTGGAGTAAATATGTTGGAAGCCCACATCAAAGCATGCCAAGGAGAATTAATTAATATTCCTGAAGCGAAATATTACTCTTATAAAAAAATTATATATTCACCCACCAGAATGAAATACCACAAAATGAATCTAAATAATATTTATGACTTACCTCACATAGGTTCCATTACCGAGATTAACGAACCATTACTAACAATTATTGAGAAAGACAAAAGTTTTGAAAATTTATGTAAAAAAGTAGAGTTAACTGATAAAATTGTTAATGAAGAATCTAGAAAAGGCCAACTAGATGAATAATAAATAATATTACTCCAATTGTTATCATAAAAGTTGTAATAATCATAGCCCTTGTCATCCAGATAAATACTTTTGCTTTATTATCAGGATCTTTCATAAATTGGTCAATTGGATTTCTTTTCATTTTAAACACACTTTCTGAAATTTCTAGTAAAAATTTTTTTTACAGTAACTAAATAAAATTTATTTAAATAAAAAATACAAATCAAATTTATCTTAAAATTAAAAAATAATAAAAAATAGAAGAAAATGAAAAAAATTAAGAAAAATTTAAGCTTCTGCATTTTCAGCTGCTTCAG of Methanobrevibacter sp. contains these proteins:
- a CDS encoding ATP-grasp domain-containing protein, translated to MEKLLLIGIDTRSMLNSALDLEYEIFSASYFSTSDTPTIKNQKIVLKESDGESCGSFEENFDPKYILEFSRDFIDEVDYIIPISGVSPSDFKKNDKKKILGNKDVGELENKFKFYEEIKDEFLTPMTFKLNDIDEALEINKNYPNNQFIIKPLQGSGGYDVNLLNNDSDFEFKDDEYIMQEYIKGINLSSSVLSNTTTAKNITNSRLLTMNDFKNNNDFRYVGNILPLTKKSVMTPVNNFDKLKREMKTTSENLIKKFNLIGSNGVDFILNEDGLNIIEVNPRIQGTFECVEKTFGVNMLEAHIKACQGELINIPEAKYYSYKKIIYSPTRMKYHKMNLNNIYDLPHIGSITEINEPLLTIIEKDKSFENLCKKVELTDKIVNEESRKGQLDE